From Nicotiana tabacum cultivar K326 chromosome 15, ASM71507v2, whole genome shotgun sequence, the proteins below share one genomic window:
- the LOC107811970 gene encoding peptidyl-tRNA hydrolase, mitochondrial encodes MKLACAISSTASSATVLCRRGRRLFSSFSLPKTLNSSSYWRNWMSNTAATNSLHQISCSMSTSTSPSPSPTLSEPPPEKPKPKPQPWLIVGLGNPGKRYAGTRHNVGFEMIDTIADAEGISMGSVSFKAQFGKGFIGDVPIMLAKPQTFMNASGESVGAIVSYYKIPLKQVLVVFDDLDLPFAKLRLLPKGGHGGHNGMRSIMNHLKGSRDFPRLRIGIGRPPGKMDPASFVLRAFNRQEREELDFTLHNGLEAVRILVLEGFDKSATFVNSAKPLTV; translated from the exons ATGAAACTAGCATGTGCAATTTCTAGCACTGCCTCATCGGCGACGGTCCTTTGCCGCCGCGGCCGCCGCCTCTTCTCCTCTTTTTCCCTTCCCAAAACCCTAAATTCATCATCATACTGGAGGAATTGGATGAGCAACACCGCCGCTACTAACTCTTTACATCAAATTTCCTGTTCAATGTCCACCTCAACCTCCCCATCACCCTCACCGACGTTATCGGAACCACCGCCGGAGAAGCCGAAGCCGAAACCTCAGCCTTGGCTTATTGTTGGCCTCGGTAACCCTGGGAAACGATACGCTGGCACCCGTCATAAT GTGGGTTTTGAGATGATAGATACTATAGCTGATGCTGAAGGAATATCTATGGGCAGTGTTTCCTTTAAAGCTCAATTTGGGAAAG GTTTCATTGGAGATGTTCCAATTATGCTTGCTAAACCTCAAACGTTCATGAATGCAAGTGGTGAGTCT GTTGGAGCAATTGTTTCATATTATAAGATTCCACTGAAACAAGTTCTTGTG GTTTTTGACGATTTGGATTTGCCTTTTGCAAAGTTGCGGTTACTGCCAAAAGGTGGTCATGGAGGACACAATGG GATGAGGAGCATTATGAATCACCTTAAAGGGAGCCGTGATTTTCCTCGTTTACGAATAG GCATTGGGAGGCCTCCGGGGAAAATGGATCCCGCAAGTTTTGTTCTTCGCGCATTCAATCGACAAGAACGTGAGGAG TTGGACTTCACATTACATAATGGTTTGGAAGCAGTGAGAATTTTAGTGCTCGAGGGTTTTGACAAAAGTGCCACATTTGTGAATAGTGCCAAACCCTTGACAGTTTAG
- the LOC107811965 gene encoding cell number regulator 7, with protein MTGTPVADSGAPGQWTTGLCGCCDDRSNCCVTCWCPCVTFGQNVEIIDKGTTSCAHAGVIYYCLAHVCCACVYTCTYRTKLRAYFSLPEDPCGDCLVHFCCLPCAVCQEYRELKNRGFDPSQGWMANAQKWSQDGVTVPPPIAPGMTR; from the exons ATGACAGGAACTCCGGTTGCCGACAGTGGTGCTCCGGGCCAATGGACCACCGGTTTATGTGGTTGCTGTGATGATCGCTCTAACT GTTGTGTCACTTGTTGGTGTCCTTGTGTCACCTTTGGCCAAAATGTTGAAATAATTGATAAAGGAACTACTT CTTGTGCTCATGCTGGTGTAATATACTATTGCTTGGCTCATGTGTGTTGTGCTTGTGTCTACACATGCACTTATCGTACAAAACTGAGAGCCTACTTTAGCTTGCCAGAGGACCCTTGTGGAGATTGCCTTGTTCATTTTTGTTGTCTCCCTTGTGCTGTTTGCCAAGAATACAGAGAGCTCAAAAACCGCGGTTTTGACCCTTCCCAAG GATGGATGGCTAATGCTCAGAAATGGAGTCAAGATGGAGTCACTGTACCTCCCCCTATTGCACCAGGCATGACTCGCTAA
- the LOC142169848 gene encoding uncharacterized protein LOC142169848 produces MFPNVVLLNYVFKISGKKRIMFDEIPADNPSGPLFLHSSDVPDTSLVHVPFSSTGFGGWRRSMIVALSAKNQIAFIDGTCPKPSDNTPGLKQWNRYGAVNRTKVFEIKKELASTCQGSLDIASYFNKLKRLWDELGFTCKNHMNTCTCAAKPGLQQEVEENKLYQFLIGLNETYINVRSNLTMMRPSPSLDNAYNILLQDESPRQVKSFPQFNSDLASFNANMFNKILPPQKPYNQRVNFEQGANGDQVKASLFCKYCKKPGHLIEKCYKLHGYPSNLNFTKGERIAANASVEVDFSELNPSGGAQPTAPNIFGPPSNSEHASMIPGLTKQQYN; encoded by the exons ATGTTTCCTAATGTAGTTCTGTTAAACTATGTCTTTAAAATTAGTGGGAAAAAGAGAATAATGTTTGATGAGATCCCCGCGGATA ATCCCTCTGGTCCTTTGTTTTTACATTCCTCTGATGTTCCTGACACTTCTTTGGTGCATGTGCCTTTTTCTAGTACTGGGTTTGGGGGTTGGAGAAGAAGTATGATTGTGGCTTTATCTGCAAAGAATCAAATAGCCTTCATAGATGGAACTTGTCCTAAACCTTCTGATAATACACCTGGATTAAAGCAGTGGAATAG ATATGGGGCTGTCAATAGGACAAAGGTATTTGAGATTAAGAAAGAACTGGCTTCAACTTGTCAAGGATCTCTTGACATAGCATCTTACTTTAACAAGTTAAAGAGGTTATGGGATGAACTAGGTTTCACGTGTAAGAATCATATGAACACTTGCACTTGTGCAGCTAAACCTGGTTTGCAACAGGAAgttgaagaaaataaattatacCAATTCTTGATCGGATTAAATGAAACCTATATAAATGTTAGAAGCAATCTCACAATGATGCGGCCTTCTCCATCCCTTGATAATGCATACAACATTTTGCTCCAAGATGAGAGTCCAAGACAAGTCAAATCTTTCCCCCAATTTAACTCAGATTTAGCTTCTTTCAATGCCAACATGTTTAACAAAATTCTTCCTCCTCAAAAGCCATATAATCAGAGGGTGAACTTTGAACAGGGGGCAAATGGTGATCAGGTCAAGGCTTCCTTATTCTGCAAATACTGCAAGAAGCCTGGACACCTAATCGAAAAATGTTATAAACTTCATGGTTATCCTTCTAACCTCAATTTTACTAAAGGCGAAAGAATTGCAGCAAATGCTAGTGTTGAGGTTGATTTTTCTGAACTCAATCCCAGTGGTGGTGCTCAGCCTACTGCTCCTAACATTTTTGGTCCTCCATCTAACTCTGAGCATGCCTCCATGATACCTGGTCTGACAAAACAGCAGTACAATTAG